The nucleotide sequence CTCTTCCTCGTAGTGATCGCTGCCGTCTTCTACCTGCTGATGATTCGGCCTCAGCAGAAGAAGCGCAAGGAAACGCAGTCGATGCTGCAGTCCTTGAAACCGGGGAGCGAGATCGTCACCACCGCCGGTATGTACGGCAAGATCGTCGCGATCGACGCCGACGACAGCCTGCTGGTCGAGGTGGCTCCTGGCGTTACCTGCAAGTACATGAAGCAGGCCGTGATGCGCGTCGTACCCGAGGTGGGCGCCGGCGCGAGCACCACGGAGAGCCTGCCGGAGCCGTCGAAGGACGGCGAGCCGGAGGAGACCGCCAAGGACGAGGCCGCCGCGGACACCGACGGTAAGCTCGACGCCGACAGCGATGCGGCCGTGGACGCCAAGTCCGACGACGCCGAGACCCCCGACGAGGCGGACGCGGCCGACAAAGACCGGCGCTCTTCGTCCTGAGCTGATCCGGCATACTGCGTAAGGGCGTGGACGGAAACCTGAACCCATGGCCGCGGCGGCAGCGCCGCGCCGGTGGCGGGTGTTTCCGGACGCGTCCTTGGCACGTCCGGCGCGGGGGCGGGAACGCCGTTTCCCGCGTGCACGTAGACCACTGCAACCCGCGAGAGAGACGATAAGTGGCACCTCCAGCGAAGAAGCGCTCGCGGCCGGGAGCGGCCTTGACGGTGTTCATCGCGTTGCTGGCGCTGATCTTCGGCGGCATCGTGGCCAACGCCGAGATGCGGGACGGCAAGTACCTGCCGCAGCTCGGGTTGGACCTGGCCGGTGGCACGACGGTCACGCTGACCGCCGTGACCGAGTCGGGCAACCCGCCGCAGGAAGAGCAGATGAACCAGGCGGTCAACATCATCCGGCAGCGGGTGAACGGCCTGGGCATCGCGGAGGCTCAGGTCACCGCGCAGGGCGACTCGATCATCGTGCAGGTGCCGGGGCACAGCCAGCGTGAGGTCGTCGAGCAGGTCGGCCAGACGGCGAAGCTCTACTTCCGGCAGGTGCTGTTCTCCGACGCCGCGGCGCCACAGCCGTCGAACACCCCGACCTCCTCGCCGAGCGCCTCGCCGTCCGCCGAGGAGGGGCAGAGCGGTCGGCCGTCGATCGAGCCGAGCGAGTCGTCGTCCGGCCGCGCGATGGGCAAGGCGCTGCAGAACGAGGGGCCAGGACAGGCGCAGGCGGGTGCGGCACCGAGCACGTTGCCGACGAACATGCCGACGTCGCTGCCGACCGGTGGCACGCAGCAGCAGCCGGACCTCAGCGGTATCAAGAAGTCGACGCTGATGGAGTTCCAGAAGCTCGACTGCACGGACAAGAAGAACCGCTCGGGTGGCGGCGGTGAGATCGAGAAGGCGAACGAGCAGGTCGTGGTCTGCGACCGCGACGGCACCCGGAAGTACATCCTCGGCCCGGCGAAGGTACTGGGCACTTCGGTGGACGAGGCCGAGGCGATCTCCGACCCGCAGGACTTCGGGCAATGGAAGGTGACGCTGGACTTCGACGGCAAGGGCACGAAGCAGTTCGCCGCCCTGACGACAGAAGCCAGCCAACAGCAGGGCGACAGGAACCTGATCGCCATCGAGCTGGACCGCACCGTCATCTCGGCGCCCGGCATCACCAACGGCGCGATCACCGGCGGCACCGCGGAGATCACCGGTGACTTCAAGCAGAAGGAAGCCCAAGACCTCGCGAACGTGCTGCGCTACGGCGCGCTGCCGCTGGAGTTCAGGCAGAGCTCGATCGAGTCCGTCTCGCCGACGCTGGGCCGCGAGCTGTTGACCGGTGGTCTGCTCGCCGGCCTGATCGGCCTCGGTGTGGTCGCGATCTACGTGTTCTTCTACTACCGGGGCCTCGGTGTGGTGTCCATCCTCAGCCTGGCCGGCTCGGCGCTGCTGACGTTCGGCGTGGTCACCCTGATGAGTGAGTTCATCGGTTATCGCCTCACCCTGGCCGGTGTCGGCGGGTTGATCGTAGCGATAGGTATCACCGCGGACTCGTTCATCGTCTACTTCGAACGCCTCCGCGACGAAGTGCGCGAAGGGAAGACGCTGCGACAAGCCGTCGAACGAAGTTGGGGACGGGCCAGACGTACGATCCTGACGGCCGACACCGTCACGTTCCTCGCGGCGGTGATCCTCTACATCGTCTCGGTCGACCAGGTGCGCGGGTTCGCGTTCACGCTCGGCCTGACCACGTTCGTCGACATCCTCGTGGTGTTCCTGTTCACCAAGCCGTTGATGTCACTGTTGGTCCGCACCCGCTTCTTCGGCGGCGGGCACCGGTTCTCCGGGCTGAGCGCGTCGTCGCTCGGCGTCCCGGAGAGCGTCAAGGCGCGAACCCGCCGGGTGCGGACGAGGGAGGCCTGATGTCCAGGCTCGCTGCGTTCAGCCAGAAGCTGCACACCGGTGCGGCCAGCTACGACATCATCGGGAAGCGCAAGCGCTGGTTCCTCATCTCGCTGTTGCTGATCCTGCTCAGTATCGGCTCGCTGGGGATCAAGCAGCTGAACTTCGGCGTGGAGTTCAGCGGTGGCTCGGTGTTCCAGCTCACCGCGCCGAAGGCGACCGAGGGGCAGCTCCAAAAGGTGGTCACCGAGACCATCAGGGAGGAGGAAGGCGCGCAGGGCGACGTCATCGTGCAGGGCGTCAGCGGTGGTCGCTGGCGCATCCAGACCCCGTCGCTGCAGGCC is from Streptosporangiales bacterium and encodes:
- the yajC gene encoding preprotein translocase subunit YajC, which produces MSVPSNLQPILFLVVIAAVFYLLMIRPQQKKRKETQSMLQSLKPGSEIVTTAGMYGKIVAIDADDSLLVEVAPGVTCKYMKQAVMRVVPEVGAGASTTESLPEPSKDGEPEETAKDEAAADTDGKLDADSDAAVDAKSDDAETPDEADAADKDRRSSS
- the secD gene encoding protein translocase subunit SecD, with product MRDGKYLPQLGLDLAGGTTVTLTAVTESGNPPQEEQMNQAVNIIRQRVNGLGIAEAQVTAQGDSIIVQVPGHSQREVVEQVGQTAKLYFRQVLFSDAAAPQPSNTPTSSPSASPSAEEGQSGRPSIEPSESSSGRAMGKALQNEGPGQAQAGAAPSTLPTNMPTSLPTGGTQQQPDLSGIKKSTLMEFQKLDCTDKKNRSGGGGEIEKANEQVVVCDRDGTRKYILGPAKVLGTSVDEAEAISDPQDFGQWKVTLDFDGKGTKQFAALTTEASQQQGDRNLIAIELDRTVISAPGITNGAITGGTAEITGDFKQKEAQDLANVLRYGALPLEFRQSSIESVSPTLGRELLTGGLLAGLIGLGVVAIYVFFYYRGLGVVSILSLAGSALLTFGVVTLMSEFIGYRLTLAGVGGLIVAIGITADSFIVYFERLRDEVREGKTLRQAVERSWGRARRTILTADTVTFLAAVILYIVSVDQVRGFAFTLGLTTFVDILVVFLFTKPLMSLLVRTRFFGGGHRFSGLSASSLGVPESVKARTRRVRTREA